The DNA window CTGTGTTGCTCGTGGTGGTGAGAAGATTTGGAAAAAGGTGGATGTAACTCTTAAAAAGTCCTCCGAAGAGTTCGAAGAGTGTTTTACTATCTTCTCTATTCCACTCTGTCCCTTTTCCCTGTCTCTTCTCTGTGGCACTGTTCTGGTCATGTGATATCCTTTGCTTCATGGCGTCAGTGGTGTCTGCAAcagtttaatatttttgaagttctttgtataaaaaaaagacaataaaattaCTTTAAATGGGTTTAAATGCGAAGtcagatttttcttcttttccacctCATGATTACATCTCTTTGCAGTCTATTTTTGTTGTCAGTTGGCGTGGATACACAGAAGCGTCCAGAGCGAGCTGGAAGCAGAGAGCGGATCGGGGCAGCTGCTTTCTTACCCGACCGCAGTCTCCTGCTGTTCTGCTGTGGTTTCTACCCAAAGTGGTCACCGCagcttaaaaaagacaaaaggcaCGTCCTCGTTCAGACAGGCTCAAAGTGGTGAAGCTGACTTCAGTGCATATTATGATTATAACAATGGCAGCAATGATTGTAATGTGCGTGGGTCTGCTGGCAGACCGGCTGGTATTAATAACACAGCTGAAGATGCTCCATCTTTTATTATGCAACAATAAAAATGAGTCTTACTGttgtaataaaacattttactgtAGAGTTCAGCATAACTCACGTTTTTAATAATTGCTTTTACGAGCCCTGTATGATTTTTATTCTGGTTCCTGCAGTTTTTTAAGCTTTCCTGTGCTTACACTGGATCGTTTTGTGAGGCGAGGTTAATTCTGTGGAAAGAATTTAATCTTTTTAATGAACCGTCACCTAAATTGTGCTTGTGTGCCCATGATCTTTAAAAACAGCAGTCAGGATCCACGCTGGCAGCTGTGAGATCGCAGCAGTACAGAAGTAAATGCTAAATTTGCATGCTAATGTGTGAGCCAAAAGAGGGACTACCATTATATTGAGATTTAAACACCGCAATACAAGTGCTGTTACAAGAAATTTTATTATATGTGGGAAATAGAAACCAATTAAtgataacaagaagaaaaatccaCCAGTCCTGATAAGATTAAGCTAGCAAACAAGAGGACAGACAGAAGCTGCACCACAGTTTGGGCCATGATTAGAATTACCACTCCCCCTGACCAAGTGATCACACTCAAACATCAATACACTCAACTGCATTAAAGTTACCCCAAGAGTGCACACCGGCTGCCATCAGAAAATCCTGTGAAAGACACACCAAGAGAAAGCTACATCCTCCAAGCTCCTTCTTCTTATTCCTCTTTCGGCCGATCACCAACTATCTGCATATCCTCCCTCCTTCGCTACATCCATAAATCCTCTGTGGTCTTTTCCTCCTGCGTGGCacctccatcttcaacatctgCTTCACCCTGTCTGCAGTTTCCTCTTCACCTTTCCTTTGCACTGTCTATTGCATTGTATGGTTAACCTTATGTATTCAAACTCGTCTACTTTTACTACATCTATTACTTGCATGTTCACCTTTCCACCTGtttccctctcattcacacacatgtaatCTGCTTTGCTTCTCCAGTGCACACCTCCATCTCTCCAGGCTGTCCTCCACCTGCTTTCCACTCTTGCTACAGATCACAgagtcatctgcaaacatcacgGTCCTTTGCTAGTCCGCATTTCACGAGCTTGTACAACcaacttttcatttctttatcagtctctcacatggTTATGGAGGAATTTTGGGAATCCTTTACAGCCCATTGAGGTTTATTCACAGTTGTTTTAAagtcccaccacagcatttcgGTCGAGCTGAATTCTTGACTAAAAGTCCAACATGTAAACCTGATGGTTCCAGATGAAGATGGCGAACAAAAGCACGGCTTGTAGCCGGCAGCGCTGTGAAGTGGTCATTATACATGCTACAACACAGGCCCTCTGTAAGCACACGCCTACAGAAACTTACCTTCTGCATATACTTCATTAGTCTACCTGTTAATGAGCAACACAAGCACACTGTACAGATCCACTCTGGCTGTGAATCAGTGTAAACAACACTTTTTACTGCTAGTCACCTGCATTAACCAACTTCATTCACGCACCCTTGCCTTTCTTCGCCTTCCCTCCGTAACACCCCACCATCCAACCATCACTTCCCCTCCTCTCCCTGCCTCCCCTCCCCTTCCCAAAACCTTACCCCTCTCCACGCCTCTGCGCTGCTTCTCCCTCCTTCTTTCCCTTCTGCACTCTCGTCTTTCCCAATCCGGGAGGACAGCAGGATGGAGGACTGGGTGTGGACCCCCATGTGCCTTCTTGTCATTTTGTCCTTGGGATGGACTGATGCTCAGACTAATGACACTAACGCAAGGTAAGGTGTGCGCAGCAAAGTTATTCTGTATGTATGAGCTGTCAATGTGCCCTTTGTGAACCAATTTTCTTTTCAGTATGTGCACATGTGGCAAGCAATTTTCAAGCCCACATCAGTCTGGATTAActactgtgcatgtgtgagacTGTTTCCTCTCCTGGTCGCAGTATTGTGATTACCGAAAGTTCGGTAGAAATAGAAGGGTGTAGCGTTAGAAAGATGTGGTCGGCatcccataaacacacagacaggcagGCGGACACATAATGACAGCGTGCTGTAATTTATTGTGATTAAATCTGGGTAGATGTACCAGCAGCAGTGCTCTCGTGTCAtatagtttgtttttcttgttgcaGCTGAGAAGTAAATCTTCCTGAAATTCTTTGTTTGTGCAGAGTTCCACACAAACAAGGTGTAAATTGAACATGAGAGACAAACAAATGCCTGTGGCCTGCTAAGCTCCTGAGGGTCAGAAGGGAGGGGACTCCAAAACTGGAATATTTTGGCCAAGTGTGGCCTTAGAGTACCACAAGAGACACACCATGCATGCCTGGAGAACttgagagacagaaaaacagcTCTGTAATGTAAGGGATTGTAAATTTTACCTCACTGGCTGCTATGGAGTAAAATTTAAACCTAATTTCCAGCTGCAGAGTTTCTGGAGGAGAACCAGATGCCAGATCAGCCAACATCTAAATTAACGAGTCTGGGCCTGGCCCGCACGGCAAAATTAAAAGTTGAAGCTGGCGCTgctttgatgtgtgtttatccGAGTGCGAAAGAGTGGGTGTGTGTGCCACCAAACCGTGTGTGATTGGGCTGCTGTGCGGCGGTGTTTGCAAAGCGAACGCGTACAGTTTTCTTGCGGTGCAGTCAGAGTGTGGCGATAACACATATACTGTGTATTAACAGTCCTGGCTTGGTTTGGCCAACttctatgaaaaaaaaaacataccatGAGAGTTTACTGGGAACTTTCCCAGCCTTGGAGAACAGAGAAAGACTGTGTTTTTCACAtctaaacgtgtgtgtgtgcaggttttTGCCTCAATGCTCTTCAGTATAGCTGCATAAGCAAAAGCAGCATTTCCTGAAGCCCACGGCACATGAAGTGAAGGGCaggatttctttttctctttctctttcaggCCAGTCTTCCACTGTGGAGGCCACCTGGTCATAGACTCCGGCATCGTGGCCAGTGAAGGTTTTCCCAGCTTGTACAAACCCAACAGCAAATGCACCTGGTACATCACTGTGAGTCACTGAAAGTAGCTGTGATGTTTCAGTCTGGGACACGGGGATAGCGAAACAGTGGTAGCACCTATGTAGATGACTAAATGTTTTGAACTGAAGCCAAATCATTGTAGTGCCAAAAGGATGTGATTGCTGTGTGGCACTagaaaactaaagaaaatgtgatttagaaaaaaatagaaaaacatttaatgaaAGCAAGGTCAGGTTGACTACAGTGCTCTCAGATCAGTATACAATCTGTGctgcctcctgagccacagccgcccCAAAAATGATCAAACCACCAACAACAGGCTCATATTAAGTTGCCTTCATCATCCTACTATAAACCAGCTTGGCCCAAACTGGACCGTACCATCTCCTCATAGCTACAGGGGGAGCCAGACTGTTAGAAAGTGCTTcaacagcacagaaacaagaaGCAAAACATTAATTTACAGTTCCTCTGTGAGTCCTGACAACTATTGGTTCATCCACATGtaaataaacatgtttcaaGAACTCCATTCCATTTACtgaaattcaattcagttttatttaaatggcTCCAAGGCTCAAGGAGCTTTCTGTAGTAAAGTAAAGACAGCAGCACGGAGAAAACCCCAACGATCAGACGACCCCCTATGACAGCGGTGTCGATCTCCAGGCCTcggggccggtgtcctgcaggtttcagatgtgtccttgatccaacacagctgatttaaatgactaaatttcctcctcaacatgtcttgaagttgtCCAGAtgtctggtaatgaactaatcatttgattcaggtgtgttgaccctgggtgttatctaaaacctgcagttcGGCACCCCtgccctatgagcaagcatttggcaacagtgggaaggaaaaactccctttaaacaggaaaaaaacctCCGGCAGGACAAGGCTCAAggaggagcagccatctgctgtgactggttgggggtgaggggaggaaacaGGAAATAGTGAAATGGGACTTTTTggggagaagaaaaaacaaacactgcagtgtTTCCTTTTGTGTTGATAATTCAAGTAACACCTGTgctattccttttttttttgtcattttaactgtgaaatatattatttatttttatttaatcggCAGGTCCCTCGAGGATAACATCTACTTTTCAGATCTGGCCAACAAGCCACATTATTACAATGTTACAAATTCAGATATAACATCAAACcacatgaaacaaaataaaacaagtcagagtcaaaataatacaaatacgAGCTCGGGGTTGTGAATAACAGTTGCAtagatgatcattttcaaatctggttattttattttggtaatcTATTTTCTTCTGGATCTATTTCCTTCAAAAACACATCTGTAGTTTTTACTCATTATTGATATGCTTCACTTTCAGCATTTTCTTGCTGTTTTCAGAGTAACACAAGCAGTATCAATGTTGAAGAAATAATCTGCCTTACATAACAAAAAACCAGGTTGTTCCTGTGTGTGGGTCATACTGAGTCTGTTGTCCCCTCCAGGTCCCCGAGGATCATGTGGTCATGCTGTCTTTCCGCCTCTTTGACTTAGAGGCTGACCCCATCTGCCGCTATGACTACCTGGACGTCTACAACGGTCACTCCCGCCTAGTGCAGAAGTTAGGTCGATTCTGCGGGACCTTCAGGCCCGGTGCCCTCATCTCCACCTCCAACACCATGATGCTGGAGATGGTGACGGATGAAGCCACTGGTGGAAGAGGATTTCTGGCTTCTTTCAATGCAGGGAAGCCACATATGGAAGGTGAGGACAAGTAATCCTGCAAATATTTAACTGGGGCTCCAGGACACAGTTTTGTTATTCTCCTGCAAACACAGGGCAGCCTCATGCTTTTATTGTATCACCTGGCTTTTGTCTCACCTTAACATATTGTAGCACACTCTTATTTTTTAACTCCATCTTCTTTTTCATATTTCCACAGAGAACCAGTTCTGTGGAGGACGACTGACCAAATCACAGGGCTCCGTAAAGACGCCCAACTGGCCCAACTCCAATTACCCAGCAGGCATCAGCTGCTCGTGGCACATCTCCGTAGAGCCGAGCAATGTAAGCTGATCACACTACACTTCATACAGATTGAGAGCGGTTCACAtcagaatttctgttattattattattagattcCTAATGATCGAGTAGCATTAAAGACCTGCTCGCTTATATTAAAGAAAGCTgaatttatcattttatttatttatagcatATCAGTGCCTTAATATTAGTTTATCTGTCAAATTATTGTGACATGTTTAAGTGAAtatttttaccattttaccGTATTTTTTTTCCCGTTATTTATACGAAGAAATTAAACCGCAGATATCCAAATATTAagttatgtgtaataatgagaaatgacacagaaaaaaatatcaaaaacgcttactgaaatgtatttaatgCTTCATACAAAAGCCTTTGATGACACCTTCAAGACGCCTCCTTTATGGAGAAACTATAGTCACATGCATTGCTCAGGCATGATTTTGGCTcatttttccacacaaacagTCTTCAAATCCTGAAGACACCTTTATGAACTCTGAGCATCAGAGCTTTCCATAGATTTTCAGTTAGATTCAGGTCAGGTGGTTGGCTGGGTCATTCTACCAGCTTTATTTTAATCTGTGAAACCAGCTGAGTTTCCTTGGATGTGTTGGGCTCATCGTCTTGCTGAGATGTCAAACCCTCGTGTCGTCTTCATCATCCTGTTAGATTTTTATCAGGTATGTGAAGGGTGCCCGCGCCATACGCTGAAAAACAGCCCTACATCAGGATGTTGCCACCTCCAAACTTCACTGGAACCTTCAGTAGTTTAGAAATTCTTCTGTAACCAATGCCATCGGTATGTTTTGCATAATAAGGCTGCGACGGTCTTAAGAAAGCTCATTGATTTTACCCTTCATTAGATGTTTCTTGTTGACACCTTGGTAATGAGACACCTTTTTATTGGGACTGAACCACCTGATATTAATTTGCAATAAGTGGAAGGATTGCTTTCTGATTACTGAAGATTTCAGCTGGTGTCCTTACTTTTTGTACCTCCTTTTCTTCATGCGTTCAatactttttctctttgtcattattacacataactTAATTCATGGActatggtttgatttctttgcatgtgtggattTGATAGGTTGTTACCGACATCGGGTCAATTTCATGTCAATAGCACCTTTAGAATAATATTTACTTAGAAAACTGCTGATGTGTTCAATACTTATTTTACCCGCTGTACATATATCTAGAATGAAGCatcaacatgttaaaaaaaaaaagtcagatatCTACTGTTCCCCACATGGCCCACATATCTCTTTTGGTTATGTCACCCTAATTAACATATTAATTTGAATTCTGACATTTTCTACAGCCATGCCTAAAAGTGGCATTCTTCACATTCATATGCATTTGAAAAGACTGTAAAATATGTTGATTTTTGTGGCTATTCTGAACTTGTAAGTTAAATACCACAAATTAGGCCGTCTACAGATAGTTATTGACaagaacacaaattagaaaaCAAAGTGACATAAGTGGAAAGTAACATCCAGCGGAAATAAGGACACATGTAGGACTGGTTCACTAGCTAGGCTAGCTAGCATAAATTTTCCCGGTGGAAAAATTTGACAGCATGATGTTGCACTGAGGAACAAATGCTAAGGAATATACGCTGTACATAGCCTTCCAACTAGcgtaaaaaaagagagcaattaaTCCACCTTATAGGGTTTATTTTCCAAGGGTTAAAATGTTGTACCTGGGAGCTGAAAGCACCTAATTGTTAGCAAACACCAAACATGTATTACCTACTCACATGTATTACCTACTCACATAGTTAACTCTATAAAAACGAATAATATAGCCAATATTTCCAATCAAAGAACAAATAGATTCTTGTGGATCTAATCTACATAACCAGTGAAGCTGACAATGCACCAGGAATGCAATAacctcaaaacaaaaaaatttgcACATGATTGTTAACAAGAACTGGGCTTAAATCTTTGTGAAATATACAATTAGAAAATATGCACGGGCGCTGAGGTAtcattttaatttgtatttctATAATTTACGTGCACCAAATATTAGTCAAAATCAAATTTCAATTGACTGCATGTGCAGTTGAGTATGTTAAATGCCTTGTGTTGGAAATAAATGGCAGTAAAGGGGCCCATCACAAGGAAATGTACTTTCCTTGTAGGATACTTAATGCAGTTATCGTGTATGAGTGTGACAGCGGCCTTGTGCCGAAGTTAAAATGAAAGACCTCTTTGAGTCCCTGCAGGCGTGATCATGTGTGCCAAGAGATTGAACTAAAAGAAGGAGGGAAGGAAGCAAGGGCAAGAGAGGGAGTAAATGCACCTCTGTGTTTCAGaactccaccaccacctcctgaTGGCTGCACTGTACACGGCTCATGAAAATTAGTCAGAAGTAAACATGTGCTAGCGCCATGCCCTGCCAAGACTTTCATAGCTTTCTGTTTCCACCTATTTTCCAGGTGATTGAGGTACAGTTTGAGAAACTGGATCTGGAGCCTGACATGTATTGTCGTTATGACTATGTGGCCTTATTTAATGGGGGAGAAACGGATGACTCGAGGAGGATAGGGAAATTCTGCGGAGACAAGCCACCAGGGTGAGATACTGTTCAGATATAAGCTACTTTGAATTAAGCTAAATACATGTATACATACCTTACAGCAGAGCTTTGCTGACGTGTTTATACTGTCACGTCCCGTTTCTTCCACGTGTCTGTCGCTTTATCCTTTCTTTCTACTTTCCCTGTTCCTTTCATAGCACTATAGTGACAAATGGGAACGAGCTGCTTCTCCAGTTTGTGTCTGACCTCAGCGTGACCTCAGATGGATTCATGGCCCACTACTCCAGCGTGCCTCGTGGGTCCCGCACACCCACTGCAGGAGGAGACTTTATCCACAGACCTCAGATAACCTCCACGACAAAAATACCCACCAAACCAACCCCCAAACCAGTTCCCAAACTCAGACCAAGCCCCAAGCCCAAACCCACCCCCAAACCAGTTCCCAAACTCAGACCAAGCCCCAAGCCCAAACCCACCCCCAAACCAGTTCCCAAACTCAGACCAAGCCCCAAGCCCAAACCCACCCCCAAACCACCCAAAAGGCAACCAGGAAGGCCACCGCTAGTAAAGAAACCTCCACTAAACAGACCCACTACTACTAACATCAAACCCACATCTAAACCTAAACCTACACCTAAGCCTAAACCTAAACCTGAAATTAAACCAACACTAAAGCCTAAACCTAAACCTGGAGTTAAAACTACACCAAAGCCCAAACCTACACCTAAACCCAAGGTCATTAAACCAACTCTTAAACCAAGAGTCAAGGTTAAACCCACACCTAAGCCCAGTATAAAACCCAAAGTGAAACCAGTGAAGCCAACCACTAAGGCAGGAGTTAAACCAACAGTCAAACCTAAGATGAAACCCACAGCATCATCTCAACCAGGAGTAACCAAAGCAGTGACCAAGAAACCCAATGTGAGCAAGAAACGTAAGTACAATAAAATGAGTGTTGAATTTTTAACCTGCTTTTTACCCCCATGTATGTATTTGTGTTTACTTGTACTAGAAAGTGTTTGTTGCCGCATGTTTTTCCTACAGCTTTACCACTGAACCCACTGTGTACACAACCCTGTAAGCGGACTGGAACCCTCCAAACCAGCTTCTGCCCTCATGACTTTGGTGAGCTACAAAACAAGCTGCAGTCTGGGCTTTGCATAACTCCTCTCCATCTATTTTCACACCTTTACACCTACAAAATGTCACTTGGTTCTACACATTTTCTCCCCATTGAAACATGCCTTTTTTGTGATTCTAGCCCACTCTACAactaagtgctttctaacatTCAGACACATTTATACTCAGACGAATGCATCTGAGAGCAACTTATGGTTAGTGTCTTTCCCAGTCTTTGGCATGAAGACTGGGGCACCCAGAGGTCAAACCACCAATCTTCAAATTAGTAGCGACCACTTTAGGGTGGCTTTTTAGCAATGGATATTTCACTCATAAGCAGATTCCTCAGATAATCACTCAGAAAGTCTTAAATTTTTGACCAAAGTTTAAAGAAGTCTAAACACCTTGCAatgataacttttaaa is part of the Maylandia zebra isolate NMK-2024a linkage group LG3, Mzebra_GT3a, whole genome shotgun sequence genome and encodes:
- the pcolceb gene encoding procollagen C-endopeptidase enhancer b, giving the protein MEDWVWTPMCLLVILSLGWTDAQTNDTNARPVFHCGGHLVIDSGIVASEGFPSLYKPNSKCTWYITVPEDHVVMLSFRLFDLEADPICRYDYLDVYNGHSRLVQKLGRFCGTFRPGALISTSNTMMLEMVTDEATGGRGFLASFNAGKPHMEENQFCGGRLTKSQGSVKTPNWPNSNYPAGISCSWHISVEPSNVIEVQFEKLDLEPDMYCRYDYVALFNGGETDDSRRIGKFCGDKPPGTIVTNGNELLLQFVSDLSVTSDGFMAHYSSVPRGSRTPTAGGDFIHRPQITSTTKIPTKPTPKPVPKLRPSPKPKPTPKPVPKLRPSPKPKPTPKPVPKLRPSPKPKPTPKPPKRQPGRPPLVKKPPLNRPTTTNIKPTSKPKPTPKPKPKPEIKPTLKPKPKPGVKTTPKPKPTPKPKVIKPTLKPRVKVKPTPKPSIKPKVKPVKPTTKAGVKPTVKPKMKPTASSQPGVTKAVTKKPNVSKKPLPLNPLCTQPCKRTGTLQTSFCPHDFVITGKVTFIDPGPRGSATIEVSLIKAYKTGSLTVTKSGPAKTVTLTSTCKKCPGLIKGRNYVLMGKVDTEGNGHLSPSSFTLLFKPVHSKALDVLSRKSC